Within Labilithrix sp., the genomic segment TCACGCTCGACGCGAACGCAAAGGGCGCGGCGGCGGCGGCGTCGCGTTCGCCGTCGTGAGAGATGCTCGAGCCGCCGAAGTGACTCGCGTCGATCGCCGCATGCACGGTCGCGCTCGGCACATGACCTGCTCGCGTGGCGGCGCCGATGGTTGGGCCGCCGTTCGGGTAGGACGCAACCCCGCCCGCATGGGCGCTCGCGAAAGGAGCGCCGTACGCGCCACCGGCGCTCGCGACGTCCGCGCCGGCCGGGCCGTTCGCGGCGGCGTCGCCCGCGACGTTCGCGCCGGTCGGGCCGTTCGCGCCGCCGGCGCTCGCGAGGTTCGCGGCGGTCGGGCCGATGGGTGCTCCGTACAGGCTCAACGATGCGGTGCCGTCGGCGCTTGCGACGTTCGCGGCGGTCGGGTCGTTCGTGCCGGTCGGGCCGTTCGTGGCGGCGTCTGCTCCGGGCGCGTTGCTCGTGCTCGCGGCGGTGTCCGCTTGGTGTGCGTTCGTGATTGCGCCGCGCGCATCGTCGTTGCCGCCGTGCCCGGTCGCGAGTGCGATGCCGATCGCAGCTGCGTCGTTCGGGCCGAAGGCGTCGTCGCTCATGCGGATCCCGGCGCGTGCATCGACTGCAGGGCGGTTCGCGCCGTTCGCGCCGTTCGCGCCGTTTACGCCCGGCCCCTTCGCGCTCGCACCACCGCTCGCTCCGTACGCATCTGTCACGCCGAAGGCACCAACATGCACGCCAGCTTCGCTCGCACCAAACGCACCAGCACCCGCGCCGATCTCGCCGCTCGCGCCGTCGCTCGCACCGAACGCACCGCTGGCACCGTTCACGCCGAACGCACCGCTCGCGCCGAACGCACCACCACTCCCGCCGAACGCCCCCGCGACGGGAACACCGCTCACTCCGGCCACACCAAACGCACCGCCGCTTGCGCCGAACGCACCACCACGCACGCCAGCAGCACCGAACGCGCCGCCAGCACCAGCAGCACCAGTCGCACCGAGCGCGCCGCCAGCACCAGTCGCGCCGAACGCGCCACCGGCACCAGCACCAGTCGCGCCGAACGCGCCACCGGCACCAGCACCAGTCGCGCCGAACACGCCGCCGCTCGAACCAGCAGCACCGAGCGCGCCAGCAGCACCGAGCGCACGGCTCACGCTCGCAGCACCGAGCGCACCAGCAGCACCGAGCGCACTGCCGCTCACGCTCGCAGCACCGAGTGCACTGCCACTCGCGCCAGCGGCACCGAGCGCGCCGAGCGCACCGCCACCCGTGCCCGCCGAGGACGCGCCGAGAGCTTCGGTGCTGGCGGCGACGATGCCGTGTGCGAGAGCGCGGTTCGCTCCGGAGCCGAGCGCGCCGGTCGCTCCGAGCTCGCCGGTCGTGCCCGCGCCGCCATCGCTCATCGCTTGATTCGCGGCGGCGCCAAACGCACCGCTCACGTTCCTACGCGAGCCGAAGCCGGCGACGCTCGCGCTCCCCATGCTCTCCCCCGCACCAAATCCGACCGCGCCGCGACCACCCGCGCTTCCGTTCGCCCCCGCGTCGAGTCCACCCGCGCCGAGTCCACCCGCGCCGAGGTCGTCCGCGCTTCCGTTCGCACCGACGCCGACCCCACCTGCGCCGCGTCCACCCGCTCCGACCCAACCCGCGCCGGCGCTGAATCCGGACGCGCCGCGTCCGTCCGCGCCTACCCAACCCGCACCGGCGCCCAAGCCGCCCGCGCCCAAGCCGCCCGCGCCGTGCGCGCCCGCGCCCCGACCTCCCGCGCCCGCGCCCAAGCCGCCCTCGCCGTGCGCGCCCGCGCCAACCCAACCCGCGCCGGCGCCGAAGCCGCCTGCGCCGTGCGCGCCCGCGCCAACCCAACCCGCGCCGGCGCCGAAGCCGCCCGCACTGTGCGCGCCCGCGCCAACCCAATCCGAGGCGCCGAAGCCGCCCTCGCCGCGACCTCCCGCGCCGGCGCCGAATCCTCCCGCGCCGCGACCTCCCGCGCTGCGGCCGCCCAAGTCGCGCTCGCCATGCCCGCTCGTGGCCGCGTCAACGTGGGAGCCGTTTGCGCTCGGGACCTGCGTGGGCGGGAGCTGCAGGGCCGCGGCCATGCGCTCGTGCCACCTTTTGACAAAATCTTCTTTTTCGTCTTTTTCGACAAGCGACGACAGCGTGTCCTCGAAGGCGCTCTTGTCCGGAGTCGCCTCCTGCGTGCGGCCCTTCGACGTGGACGCCCTTAGGGCCGTCAGGAGGCCGAGGCTTGTCGTCGAGCTCATACCGCCACGCTCCGCTTGCGGGCGGCGACTTCGTCGTCGGCGAGGCGTTGTACGCGCTTCGCCTCGATGCGTGCCAGCTCTTGCGTGTTCTCGAGCCATGTCTCGTAGCGGCGGAGCTCGATGCGCGCCGTCGTCATCGCCTCGCGCGCGGCCGCCTCCTCCGTGCGCGCCACCAGCGCCGCGCGCTCGTGGTCCTCGATCGAACGACGCAGCCACTTGTGCTCGAGGTCACGGTGCTGGAGATCCGCCGCGGTCGCGACGTCGTCGGACGTCGTCGCGATGAAGGCGTTCCAGAGCGCGATCGCGCGGCGGAGCGCGGCCTCCGCCTCCAGCGTCGCGTGGTGAGCGGCGACGTGGGCCGTCTCCGCCGCGTCGGCGGCGCGCTGCTTGATGTCGACGAGGCGGTAGATCATCTTCGTTTGCTTGCTCATCGCTTCGACTTCTCCGCGATCGCGCAGAGGCGCGCGATCGTCTCGCTTTGCGGCGTCGCCTCGTCCGGCGTCTGCCGGAGGAACGCCTGGATCACGTCTTCTTGCGCCTTGTAGGCGTCGACGTGCTTGTTCGAGCCCGGCACGTACGCGCCGATCTGCATGAGGTCCGCCGCCTCCTCGTACGCCGCCAGCATCTCGCGGAGCCGCGACGCGGCCTGCGTGTGCTCCTTCGTCGAGACGTCGCGCGCGACACGTGACACGCTCTTCAGCACGTCGATCGCCGGGTGGTGGTTCTTGTCCGCGAGGCGGCGCGTCAGGACGATGTGACCGTCGAGGATGCCGCGCACCGTGTCGGCGATCGGATCGTTCATGTCGTCGCCCTCGACGAGGACGGTGTAGACCGCGGTGATCGAGCCCGCCCCCGCGTCGCGGCCCGCGCGCTCGAGGAGGAGCGGGATCGACGCGAACACCGTCGGCGTGTAGCCCTTCGTCAGCGGCGGCTCGCCGGCGGCGAGGGAGGCCTCGCGCAGCGCCATCGCGAAGCGCGTGACCGAGTCCATCACGAGGAGCACCTTCTTGCCCTGCGCGCGGAAGTGCTCCGCGATCGCCGTCGCCCGCAGCGCGCCGCGCACGCGCACGAGCGGCGGCGCGTCGCTCGTCGCGGCGACGACGACACATCGATGCATCTTCTCCGGACCGATCGCGTGGCGGACGAAATCGCCGACCTCGCGGCCGCGCTCGCCGATGAGCGCCGCGACGATGACCTCCGCGTCCGCCTGCCGGCAGAGCATGCCGAGGAGCGTCGACTTGCCGACGCCGGTGCCCGCGAAGAGGCCGATGCGCTGCCCCTCGCCGAACGCGAGCGTCGAGTCGATCGCGCGGACGCCCGTGCCGAGCGGCGTGTCGATCGGGCGGCGCGCGAACGGCTGCGGCGGCTGGTTGTAGAGCGGAGCGCGACCGCCCACGCGCGGCGCGGGACGCGCGTCGAGCGGGTGGCCGAACGCGTCGATGACGCGGCCGAGCAGCGCCTCGCCGACCTCCGCCGACGCCTCGCTCGTGCGAAGGCGAACCCGCGTGCCGGGCGCGATGCCCGCCGTCGGACCGAGCGGCGCGGCGAGGAGCTTGCCGTCGCGGAAGCCGATCACCTCGAGCGTCAGCCTCCTCCCGTCCGCCTCCACCTCGAGCTCGCGACCGAGCGCCGCCTTGAGGCCGCTCACCTCGACGAGGAGCCCGACCACCTTGTCGACCTTGCCCTCGGCGCGCACGAGCGGCGCGCTCGCGACGACGTCCAGGTGGTGCGAGAGATCGATCATGACCCGACTCCGAGCGCGTCCGCGATCGCCGCCATGCGCGGCTCCGCGCCGACCTCCACCGTGCTGTCGCCCGCGCGCACGATCGCGCTCGCGCCGTCCTCCGCCAACGCGACCTCACCACCCGGCAACATCGCGAGCGCCTCGTCGATCCACGCCTGCATCAGCGCCGGATCGCTCTCGACCTCGCGGCCGACCACGCGCCGCGCGATCGCGAGCGCGAGCTTCACGATCGCGGGCTCGCTCTCCTCGATCACGCGCGCGCGCGTCGACGCGCTCTCCGCGACGACGCGGGCGAGCTCGCTCTGCAGCGCCGCGACCTCGCGCTCGAGCTCGAGCTCGCGCGTCGTCTGGATGTGGGGGCTTCCGCGGCGCGAAGAAGGCGGCGGAGGAACGGACGGGCGCATGCTCCGCGGCGGCGGCACCGACGCGATGAGCTGCACCGACGACGGCGGCGACGCCGGCCGCGACGGAGGCGACGACTCGACCTCGGTGACGGCGTCGGCGAGCGCTCGCATGCGGAGCCACGAGGGCTTCGCCATCCGCGGCGCGCCCGGCGACATCCAGGGCGCTTTCGGCTGCATCACTCTTCCTCGCGTCCGAGCGAGAGCTTGCCTTCCTCTTCGAGCTTGAGCGCCGCGTCGATGATCTCGCGACGCGCGGCCTCGACGTCCGCCTTGCGGACGTGCCCCATGTTCGCGAGGTCGTCGCGGATGAGGTCCGCCGCGCGGCTCGAGAGGCCCGAGAAGATCGCGGCCATGACCTCCTCCGGCGCGTTCCGCAGCGCGATCGTGAGCCGATCGGTCGCGACCTCGCGGAGGAGCGTGCGCATCGCCTTCGAGTCGAGGCGCGCGAGGTCGTCGAACGTGAACATCGCCTGCTTGATGATCGCGGCGAGCTCGGGGTCCTCCGCTTCGAGCTCGGAGAGGATCGCGGCCGATGCGGCCTTCGACGTGCCGTTGAGGAGCTCGGCCGCCTTCGCGACGCCGTCGACGGTGACGAGCGTGCTCGCCTCCGAGTCGGGGAGCTGCGCCGCGAGCGCGGCGGCGACGTCCTCGATGACGCTCGCGGGGAGCTGCTTCATGCGCCCCATCTGCAGCACGATCGGCGCCTTGCTCGCGTCGTCGAGCACCGCGAGGATCTCCGCCGCCGCGCTCGGGTCCATCATCGAGAGCACCGCCGCCGCGAGCTGCGGAGGCTCGCTCGCGAGGAGGCTCGCCACGTCCTCGGACGCGGCCGTCTCGAGCTTCACGAGCGGCGACGTCGCGC encodes:
- a CDS encoding FliI/YscN family ATPase, producing the protein MIDLSHHLDVVASAPLVRAEGKVDKVVGLLVEVSGLKAALGRELEVEADGRRLTLEVIGFRDGKLLAAPLGPTAGIAPGTRVRLRTSEASAEVGEALLGRVIDAFGHPLDARPAPRVGGRAPLYNQPPQPFARRPIDTPLGTGVRAIDSTLAFGEGQRIGLFAGTGVGKSTLLGMLCRQADAEVIVAALIGERGREVGDFVRHAIGPEKMHRCVVVAATSDAPPLVRVRGALRATAIAEHFRAQGKKVLLVMDSVTRFAMALREASLAAGEPPLTKGYTPTVFASIPLLLERAGRDAGAGSITAVYTVLVEGDDMNDPIADTVRGILDGHIVLTRRLADKNHHPAIDVLKSVSRVARDVSTKEHTQAASRLREMLAAYEEAADLMQIGAYVPGSNKHVDAYKAQEDVIQAFLRQTPDEATPQSETIARLCAIAEKSKR